One part of the Eucalyptus grandis isolate ANBG69807.140 chromosome 10, ASM1654582v1, whole genome shotgun sequence genome encodes these proteins:
- the LOC104422426 gene encoding 18.1 kDa class I heat shock protein, with the protein MSLIPSWFGGRRSNVFDPFSLDLWEPFKDFPFPSSSLSASDFPQTFRENTAFVNTRIDWKETPEAHVFKADLPGLKKEEVKVEIEDDRVLQISGERNVEKEDKNDTWHRVERSSGKFMRKFRLPENARMDQVKASMENGVLTVSVPKVEEKKPEVKAIEISG; encoded by the coding sequence ATGTCGCTCATCCCAAGCTGGTTCGGCGGCCGCCGCAGCAACGTCTTCGACCCTTTCTCCCTCGACCTCTGGGAACCCTTCAAGGACTTCCCTTtcccttcctcctccctctccgccTCTGATTTCCCTCAGACGTTCCGGGAGAACACTGCTTTCGTGAACACGAGGATCGACTGGAAGGAGACCCCGGAAGCCCACGTGTTCAAGGCGGATCTCCCCGGGCTCAAGAAGGAGGAGGTCAAGGTGGAGATCGAGGACGATCGGGTGCTCCAGATAAGCGGCGAGAGGAACGTGGAGAAGGAGGACAAGAACGATACGTGGCACCGGGTGGAGAGGAGCAGCGGGAAATTCATGAGGAAGTTCAGGTTGCCCGAGAACGCGAGGATGGATCAGGTGAAGGCGTCGATGGAGAACGGGGTGCTCACCGTCAGTGTTCCCaaggtggaggagaagaagcctGAGGTCAAGGCCATCGAGATCTCTGGTTGA
- the LOC104422425 gene encoding 18.1 kDa class I heat shock protein yields the protein MSLVPSWFGGRRSNVFDPFSLDVWDPFRDFPFPSSSLTAANFPQTFRENAAFVNTRIDWKETPEAHVFRADLPGLKKEEVKVEIEEDRVLQISGERNMEKEDKNDTWHRMERSSGKFMRRFRLPENARMDQVKASMENGVLTVTVPKVEEKKPEVKAIEISG from the coding sequence ATGTCGCTCGTCCCGAGCTGGTTCGGCGGCCGCCGCAGCAACGTCTTCGACCCTTTCTCCCTCGACGTCTGGGACCCCTTCAGGGACTTTCCCTTCCCTTCCTCCTCCCTCACCGCCGCTAACTTCCCCCAGACGTTCCGGGAGAACGCCGCCTTCGTGAACACGAGGATCGACTGGAAGGAGACCCCGGAGGCCCACGTGTTCCGGGCGGATCTCCCCGGGCTCAAGAAGGAGGAGGTCAAGGTGGAGATCGAGGAGGATCGGGTGCTCCAGATCAGCGGCGAGCGGAACATGGAGAAGGAGGACAAGAACGACACCTGGCACCGGATGGAGAGGAGCAGCGGCAAGTTCATGAGGAGGTTCAGGCTGCCGGAGAACGCGAGGATGGATCAGGTGAAGGCCTCGATGGAGAACGGGGTGCTGACTGTCACTGTTCCCaaggtggaggagaagaagcccGAGGTCAAGGCCATCGAGATCTCCGGTTGA